Proteins encoded together in one Kwoniella shandongensis chromosome 3, complete sequence window:
- a CDS encoding chlorophyll synthesis pathway protein BchC has translation MTAAELKSDNPSFVLHGVENVKFEDRPIPEIHSDQVLVQISKTGICGSDVHYLQHGKIGSFVLKEPMCLGHESSGIVVKLGPDVKSDFGLEVGSRVALEPGMCCRTCESCKKGQYELCPHMTFAATPPYIYGTLCRYYVLPADLVHRIPDSVSLEDGAMMEPLSVGVHSVHTLGQVQSDQVVIVFGAGPVGLLCMAVAKALGARRVIAVDIQKERLDFAKQYAATDVFLPGPKDATEDLEVYTSRIADEIRSTLNIPERDKGAVDLAIEASGAPTCVQIGLAILKPAGTYVQVGMGAKMTLPVPLFHIITKQLKVIGSFRYGAGDYPLAISLVERGLVDLKPLVTQRYEFDDAKEAFEATKLGKGKDGKGVIKCIINAPK, from the exons ATGACCGCCGCAGAGCTCAAGTCTGATAACCCATCCTTTGTCCTTCACGGCGTCGAGAATGTCAAGTTCGAGGAC CGTCCCATCCCTGAGATCCACTCTGATCAAGTCCTCGTTCAAATTTCCAAGACTGGAATCTGCGGTTCCGACGTCCACTACCTCCAACATGGCAAGATTGGTTCTTTCGTTCTCAAAGAACCGATGTGTCTAGGACACGAATCGTCAGGTATTGTGGTCAAGCTTGGACCGGATGTCAAGTCCGATTTCGGTCTCGAGGTGGGGAGTAGGGTCGCGTTGGAGCCTGGGATGTGTTGTAGGACATGTGAGAGCTGTAAGAAGGGGCAGTATGAG CTCTGCCCCCATATGACTTTCGCGGCTACTCCTCCTTATATCTACGGTACCCTGTGCCGATACT ACGTCCTGCCCGCCGACCTCGTCCACCGTATCCCCGACTCTGTCTCCCTTGAGGACGGAGCGATGATGGAACCCCTCTCTGTCGGTGTTCACTCTGTTCATACCCTCGGCCAAGTGCAATCCGACCAAGTTgtcatcgtcttcggtgCCGGCCCTGTCGGTTTATTATGTATGGCCGTCGCCAAAGCCCTCGGAGCGAGACGTGTCATTGCCGTTGATATtcagaaggagagattggattTCGCCAAACAGTACGCAGCAACGGATGTTTTCCTTCCG GGACCCAAAGATGCCACTGAGGATCTCGAAGTTTACACCTCGCGAATCGCAGATGAGATCAGATCGACACTCAACATCCCCGAGCGGGACAAGGGCGCTGTCGACCTTGCTATCGAGGCGTCTGGTGCACCTACCTGTGTCCAAATTGGTTTGGCTATCTTGAAGCCTGC CGGAACATACGTCCAAGTCGGTATGGGCGCCAAGATGACCCTCCctgtccctctcttccacatcatcacaaaACAACTCAAAGTGATCGGTTCATTCCGATACGGTGCAGGCGACTATCCGCTCGCCATCTCACTTGTCGAACGTGGTCTTGTCGATCTCAAACCGCTCGTCACGCAGAGATACGAGTTTGATGATGCGAAAGAGGCGTTCGAGGCCACCAAGTTGGGTaaagggaaagatgggaagggcGTTATCAAGTGTATTATCAATGCGCCCAAGTAA